The Pedobacter ginsengisoli region AGTCGTTACAAAGCTGAATACTAAAGTCAGCGCTAAAAAAGTTAATTTTTTCATTATTTTTAATATTAAGATTTAAGGGAATATTTTATTGAGGCAAAGCAGAATTGGCTGCCAATACCGGCTCTTGGTCTTTACTAATTACCTTTAACCTGGGCTTCATCACTGGTTTATCCGTAAACTTTGAGGCATCTGTTGACCCGGCATCAGTTTTCCCCTTTTTCTTTTTGAACTTGCGGCCGTACCAGATCAGGAACCCTGTAATTGGTAAACTTGCACCAATTAAAGAAGAAAGAAATGCCAGCACTTTACCCGGAAAGCCTAAAATACTACCCACGTGAATATCATAATTCATTTTACGAAGTTTTCCCCCAAATGACGATGATGCATACGAGGTTGCATAAACATCTTCCCGTTTCAGTTCTTTTAAAGTATGCTGATCAAAGGTATATCCCTGACTATTGTAAAATTGACCTTTATTTGGATATACAGTAATGCCTATTGTTGCCTTAGCCTTTGATGTATCTGGAAAATTATAATAAAAACCCTCCGATTTAGGATGCTTGGCAAGAACTTTATTCCATGCAATATCCATTGCCTGCTGAGGGGTATAATGCTTGTTTACCTGTAAAGAATCCGATTCCAACCTCTTAAATTCCTTTAACTTATCACCACCAGACGTAACCCAATACAAACCATTACTATACCATTGAATTCCATATACCATCCCGGTAAGCGCAATAGCCAAAAGGAACAACAGGGAATAAAACCCAAGTACATTATGCAGGTCAAGGTTTACCCTTTTAAACGATGCACCCCATTTTATTTTAAAACTCTTGTCGCGGGTAGATTTGTTCCATTTCTTTGGATACCACCAAATCAATCCGGTGATGAGCAATACAACAAACACCATTGTACCATAGTTTACAATTGGTCGGCCAATTTCGTATGGCATCCATAGAAAACGGTGACCATTAAGGATAAATCGAAAAAAATCTGTTTCTCCTTTTTTATGAACCTTTTTGCTAATTACCTCACCTGTATATGGATTTATTTTAAGAGAAGTGCCTCCACCTCTTCTACCTTCTTCTTTAGGCGACTTTAGATTTAAATTAATTGCCCTTCCCTGTTGATAGGTAGCATAAGCAGGCACCTTATCAGGATACAGATTTGCTGCAATTGCACTAAGTTGCGAAGGCGTAATTACTGGCCTGTCTTGCTTTTCAACTTTAGTTTCAGGTTCAAGCAGTCCGGTAATCTCTTCATTAAATACCCAGATACATGCTGTAACACAAACAATTAAAACAATAATTCCCGAAACAAGGCCAAGCCATAAATGCAGCCATTTATTAATCCTGTTAAAAAGAGAATCCTTGTTCTTCTTTTTGGGGGTTGAGGTTCTATTTCCGGTTATCATTGTTTTAATTGCAAGGTCTTTAATTGTGTTTATTGGTATTAAGAAAAACTCTAATTATTGTAAATGCTGAATAGCGGTAATTTTTCCGCCTTTTACTTCCAAACCTTTGGTAGCAGTGGCGTTGTTAGCATCTACTTTATATACCCATGTAGAACCATCTAATAAGTTCACACCGAAATAACCATATCTTCCGTCTTTAGGTGTATAGTTATTGGTAGTAAGGCCTACAATGGTAGAAACCTCAGGAAGACCGGTTACGGCAGTTACTGTCTTATCAACCACATTTACTATCGCTAAACGAATACCTGCTTTATATGCTCCTCTGGTGGCTTTGGGTTCAACATGTGCTATAAACTTATTTCCTCCGATATATAACCAGTTAGTGATTACATTACCATTTGATGCCTCCTCAAAATTCAGAAAATAAGACTGATCAAATTCAGTAGCACCAGCTTTAATACGAGTAATAGCAGACGGTTTGGTAGACGTCAGAGTACCGCTGTTAACCGCTACAGAAGAAGAGAAAGCATAAACATCACCATTTTCTACCACGCCCAAACCATCAGTAAAATATCTTCCTATAAAACTGGTTCTGGTATCTTTAATGGTCTTTTCATACTTCATTTCAGGATAAGAATACACTGCAATACCTGCATAATCCGGATATTCAGTACTGAAAGAATTGTTTTTGATTCCGAAGAAAGGCGCCCAAACCTTATTTCCAACTTGTTTAATCCAGCTAAAGTGAGCAATTTCGCCATTGCCAGTAGGCTGAACAGCGTCAAAAGTACCTTCAGATGTCTGTTTGGCAGAATTGGTATTTACTATATACCAGCTGCCTAATGTAGTGCCAGTTGCAGCAATTGTTCTTGGTAATTTAGCCATAAGGATATCATCATTTACCGGTGCAAAAGCCTGAACAGTTGCAGATACAAAATCGTTTACCTTATTCAGTTTTCCGCCTACAATATTGTATGTAGTTACGGCACCAGGATTTCCCTGACCATATAGCATACTGAAAAACTTGTTATTAGAAGTTACGTAATAACGATAGGTACCATCTTGTTCCGTACCGTTACCAAGAATAGAAACTTTTCCGGTATCTAAACTGCTAGAAGTAACCAGGTAATCGGCCACACCGGTAGATGCAACCGGAGTTACAGCAATAACAAAATTGCCCGGGTTTTCAGGAACTACCTCTTTATCTTTTTTAGAACAAGAACTTAGGACTGCAGCAAACGCCAATACTGAAAGCGTTTTGGTAATTGTTGTTTTCATATCTGTTGTTATTATTAAATTATTATTGATTATTGTGTTTTATTAATGAAATATCTGAGGTTCATATAAAAACCACGACCTGGTTTTTGTAAGCTGAAGTTGTCGAACAATGGTTTATCAGTGATGTTTCTAGCTTCAAACGAAACATTATACCTTCCATTTTTCATACTGTAAACAAAGTTTAAATCGTGCGCAAG contains the following coding sequences:
- a CDS encoding PepSY-associated TM helix domain-containing protein — encoded protein: MITGNRTSTPKKKNKDSLFNRINKWLHLWLGLVSGIIVLIVCVTACIWVFNEEITGLLEPETKVEKQDRPVITPSQLSAIAANLYPDKVPAYATYQQGRAINLNLKSPKEEGRRGGGTSLKINPYTGEVISKKVHKKGETDFFRFILNGHRFLWMPYEIGRPIVNYGTMVFVVLLITGLIWWYPKKWNKSTRDKSFKIKWGASFKRVNLDLHNVLGFYSLLFLLAIALTGMVYGIQWYSNGLYWVTSGGDKLKEFKRLESDSLQVNKHYTPQQAMDIAWNKVLAKHPKSEGFYYNFPDTSKAKATIGITVYPNKGQFYNSQGYTFDQHTLKELKREDVYATSYASSSFGGKLRKMNYDIHVGSILGFPGKVLAFLSSLIGASLPITGFLIWYGRKFKKKKGKTDAGSTDASKFTDKPVMKPRLKVISKDQEPVLAANSALPQ
- a CDS encoding DUF4374 domain-containing protein — protein: MKTTITKTLSVLAFAAVLSSCSKKDKEVVPENPGNFVIAVTPVASTGVADYLVTSSSLDTGKVSILGNGTEQDGTYRYYVTSNNKFFSMLYGQGNPGAVTTYNIVGGKLNKVNDFVSATVQAFAPVNDDILMAKLPRTIAATGTTLGSWYIVNTNSAKQTSEGTFDAVQPTGNGEIAHFSWIKQVGNKVWAPFFGIKNNSFSTEYPDYAGIAVYSYPEMKYEKTIKDTRTSFIGRYFTDGLGVVENGDVYAFSSSVAVNSGTLTSTKPSAITRIKAGATEFDQSYFLNFEEASNGNVITNWLYIGGNKFIAHVEPKATRGAYKAGIRLAIVNVVDKTVTAVTGLPEVSTIVGLTTNNYTPKDGRYGYFGVNLLDGSTWVYKVDANNATATKGLEVKGGKITAIQHLQ